One window of the Leptospira koniambonensis genome contains the following:
- a CDS encoding alpha/beta fold hydrolase, with amino-acid sequence MIAILKNRRGPFYLITTFFAIIFFAVFASSLAILFSLFLVAVLVLYPVLLDWFSRLYGQEDIADEVHFAKTKDGWNIALHRHIPPIPNPELAPVIVVHGIATNKYVIDLDKRHSLPYYLKLRGYEVFAVSLRGAGSSYHESRGGYEDFTFDDLVKYDVPAIISKVLSLTESKRVNWVGHSMGAMIFYSYLGITSKSEKEKIASFVSLGGPGNLNHLGLSLIGLLSRFPRARKVLDLKFGASMLAPLAGEIYTPIDQILYNPKATRPRIVKKVMKNAVENISEGLIEQFMSWIETKKMSSLNGFYNYIDLQKEITVPSLFIAGANDAIATPDTVRFVYERAGTKIKKFHVISKEEGASDDYGHGCLILAEKAEDDVFPKVETFLREHGTYKKQSWFSRLKRKFRQNIPR; translated from the coding sequence GTGATTGCCATCCTGAAAAACAGAAGAGGTCCCTTCTATCTGATCACTACGTTTTTCGCGATCATATTCTTTGCAGTATTCGCGTCGTCTCTTGCGATCCTATTTTCCCTATTCCTGGTCGCAGTCCTAGTTTTATATCCTGTCTTATTGGACTGGTTTTCTCGCTTATATGGTCAGGAAGATATTGCTGACGAGGTACATTTTGCAAAAACCAAAGATGGATGGAATATAGCATTACACAGACATATTCCTCCTATTCCAAATCCTGAACTTGCTCCGGTGATCGTTGTGCATGGGATCGCTACAAATAAGTATGTGATCGATTTGGACAAAAGACATTCTCTTCCTTATTATCTGAAACTAAGAGGTTACGAAGTATTTGCAGTTTCTTTAAGAGGTGCAGGAAGTTCCTACCATGAGAGTAGGGGAGGATACGAAGACTTCACCTTTGATGATTTAGTAAAATATGATGTTCCTGCAATTATCTCCAAAGTGCTTTCTTTGACAGAAAGTAAACGTGTGAATTGGGTCGGCCATTCTATGGGTGCAATGATCTTCTATTCTTATTTAGGGATCACATCCAAATCCGAAAAAGAAAAGATCGCAAGTTTTGTTTCTTTGGGCGGACCGGGAAATCTGAATCATTTAGGTTTGAGCCTGATCGGTTTACTTTCCAGATTTCCTCGTGCCAGAAAAGTTTTAGATCTTAAGTTCGGTGCTTCTATGCTCGCACCTTTGGCAGGAGAAATTTACACACCTATCGATCAGATACTTTATAATCCGAAAGCAACTCGGCCTAGAATAGTGAAAAAGGTAATGAAAAACGCGGTTGAGAATATCAGCGAAGGACTGATTGAACAATTCATGTCTTGGATAGAAACAAAGAAAATGAGTTCCCTCAACGGATTTTATAATTATATAGATCTCCAAAAAGAGATCACGGTCCCTAGTTTATTTATCGCTGGTGCAAATGACGCAATTGCAACTCCTGACACAGTTAGATTCGTATACGAAAGAGCAGGAACTAAGATCAAAAAATTTCATGTGATCTCTAAAGAAGAAGGAGCCAGTGATGATTACGGCCATGGCTGTTTGATCCTTGCGGAGAAGGCAGAAGACGATGTGTTTCCTAAGGTAGAAACCTTCTTAAGAGAACATGGAACCTATAAAAAGCAGAGCTGGTTTTCGAGATTAAAAAGAAAATTCAGACAGAATATTCCAAGATAA
- a CDS encoding SpoIIE family protein phosphatase, translating to MIELKFGQRKVVSFRGARKVVGGLTEKNKIDILLYISKEFANADKEEELYDIVISLCKDIFECDNTTLRMWRGNLLVPSRFFKETIPPRRDLSQDEGYSGFTFKTRMPLLIQDLTHHAEYIDEGETTRAVMCVPIMYKEDCLGTIAVESDTEFFYREDDLEILEALGSQLALAITSVRLIQGLVHANEREAQILKQLEWDMRMGRNVQSQIVETTIAPWNGLHFGTYYEPMTEVSGDYFNVVRQGNSITAIIVDVSGHGIPAALVTMSIHYQFQRCTSLGMGLSETLAELGESIRPQLPDGTYFTAFILKVYSDYTYSYVNAAHQKMLHYHNGHGRIEELDTQGVPLGIFEVERSNFEEKHGRILPGDILFLPTDGITEQKNEQRQELGNQRFIEWIRQEKSTIEEQRDKIYVADLVGSLIGRFKRYKGDMRNGDDVSLLALQCNPELGKAKTLLSLAKSAAKAKKDQVAYDKALEVFSMDESLKDSLVLLGKMYYRDRNFEKSVQFLEKYIRTSGEESEHIHYLLGRAYYELENIPEAKRALKRSLAIDHTYAKSSLRLARCYLKDNETPKAIKVLQQGIKSAPTNEYLKISLKKLEELVKRKSGDLVVSEQRKEAV from the coding sequence ATGATAGAACTCAAATTTGGGCAAAGAAAAGTAGTTAGCTTCCGAGGTGCAAGGAAGGTTGTCGGTGGTTTAACCGAGAAGAATAAGATCGATATCCTTCTTTATATCAGTAAGGAATTCGCAAACGCGGATAAAGAAGAGGAACTTTACGATATCGTAATAAGCCTCTGTAAAGATATCTTTGAGTGTGATAATACCACTCTTAGGATGTGGAGGGGAAATCTTTTGGTTCCTTCTCGCTTCTTTAAGGAAACAATTCCACCTCGCAGAGACCTCAGTCAGGACGAAGGTTATTCGGGATTCACTTTTAAGACCCGTATGCCTTTACTCATACAGGACTTAACACATCATGCGGAATACATAGACGAGGGAGAAACTACCCGAGCAGTCATGTGTGTTCCGATTATGTATAAAGAAGATTGTTTAGGAACCATTGCAGTAGAGTCAGACACTGAATTTTTCTATAGAGAAGATGATCTCGAAATTTTAGAAGCACTCGGCTCACAGCTTGCACTTGCAATTACGAGTGTTCGTTTGATCCAAGGTTTGGTTCATGCGAATGAAAGAGAGGCTCAGATCCTAAAACAATTGGAATGGGATATGAGAATGGGCCGTAACGTCCAAAGCCAGATCGTAGAGACTACGATTGCTCCTTGGAATGGTCTACATTTCGGAACTTATTATGAACCAATGACTGAAGTTTCCGGAGACTATTTTAATGTAGTCCGTCAAGGAAACTCGATCACTGCGATCATAGTGGATGTATCTGGACACGGTATTCCTGCCGCGTTAGTCACAATGTCCATCCACTATCAATTCCAACGTTGTACTTCCCTTGGTATGGGACTATCCGAAACTTTGGCCGAGTTGGGTGAATCCATCCGGCCACAGCTTCCGGATGGCACTTATTTCACTGCTTTCATTCTGAAAGTTTATAGCGACTATACTTACTCTTATGTAAATGCAGCTCACCAAAAAATGCTACATTACCATAACGGTCATGGGCGGATTGAAGAGTTAGATACCCAGGGAGTTCCTCTTGGTATCTTCGAAGTAGAAAGAAGTAATTTCGAAGAGAAACACGGACGGATCTTACCTGGAGATATTTTATTCTTACCTACTGACGGTATTACTGAACAGAAGAATGAACAACGCCAAGAGTTAGGGAACCAGCGTTTTATAGAATGGATCCGCCAAGAAAAATCAACCATTGAAGAACAAAGAGATAAGATCTATGTTGCGGATTTGGTAGGTTCTTTGATCGGAAGATTCAAAAGATATAAAGGAGATATGAGAAACGGAGATGACGTTTCTTTACTTGCACTCCAATGCAATCCAGAGCTTGGAAAAGCTAAAACATTACTTTCTTTAGCAAAGTCAGCTGCGAAAGCAAAAAAAGACCAAGTCGCTTACGACAAAGCATTGGAAGTATTCTCCATGGATGAGTCTCTCAAAGATAGTTTGGTCCTCCTTGGGAAAATGTATTACAGAGATAGAAATTTCGAGAAGAGCGTACAGTTCTTAGAGAAGTATATCAGAACCAGCGGAGAAGAATCCGAACATATCCATTATCTTTTAGGAAGAGCGTATTACGAACTGGAGAATATTCCAGAAGCAAAGAGAGCATTAAAACGTTCTCTCGCAATCGATCATACATACGCGAAGTCCAGCTTAAGGTTGGCTAGATGTTATTTGAAAGATAATGAGACTCCTAAGGCGATCAAGGTCCTGCAACAAGGTATCAAAAGTGCGCCTACGAATGAGTATCTAAAAATTTCCCTTAAAAAGTTGGAGGAATTAGTAAAAAGAAAATCAGGAGATCTAGTCGTTTCGGAACAAAGAAAAGAAGCGGTTTAA
- a CDS encoding ammonium transporter, whose product MRILILLTLAFASSGIWADEANPVTAESALSAVATLRDETNWLWTCIAGFLVFFMQAGFALVEAGFTRAKNTVNILMKNFMDFSLGSLAYWLIGFSIMFGPQLLSGIGFGSISLADSLLIVDGKPDPSKFTFFIFQLVFAGTAATIVSGAMAERTKFVDYVIFSVLITAFVYPVFGSVGWSNLFNPDNKGYLVEAGFIDFAGSTIVHSVGGWAGLAGTIVLGPRIGKYQDGKVLPILGHNMTIAALGVFILWLGWFGFNPGSTTSVNGGSFAIIAVTTNFAAAAGAVSSMAVTWILFKKPDIGLSLNGALAGLVAITAPCANVSISSAIIIGLVAGILVVFSVLFFDKIKIDDPVGAVSVHGVCGAWGTIAVGLFAEQAFGGVNGLFFGGGIDQLLVQLQGVGLGFVWAFGASLLIFLGLRFTIGLRVSEDEEIQGLDILEHGNEAYPISK is encoded by the coding sequence ATGCGCATATTGATATTACTTACGCTCGCCTTTGCCTCGAGCGGAATTTGGGCTGACGAAGCCAATCCTGTGACTGCTGAATCCGCGTTAAGCGCAGTTGCAACATTAAGAGATGAAACGAATTGGTTATGGACCTGTATCGCGGGTTTTTTGGTATTTTTTATGCAAGCAGGTTTCGCTTTAGTCGAGGCTGGGTTTACAAGAGCAAAAAATACTGTAAATATTCTAATGAAGAACTTCATGGACTTCTCCTTGGGTTCTTTGGCGTATTGGTTGATCGGATTTTCGATCATGTTTGGACCTCAGCTACTTAGTGGTATCGGATTCGGTTCCATATCTTTAGCTGATAGTCTTTTGATAGTAGATGGAAAGCCTGATCCGAGCAAGTTTACATTCTTCATATTCCAATTGGTGTTTGCAGGAACTGCTGCGACCATCGTTTCGGGAGCTATGGCAGAAAGAACCAAGTTTGTGGATTACGTAATCTTCTCCGTATTGATCACAGCTTTCGTGTATCCAGTCTTTGGTTCAGTAGGCTGGTCCAACTTATTCAACCCGGATAACAAAGGTTATTTGGTAGAAGCAGGATTTATAGATTTTGCTGGTTCCACCATAGTCCACTCGGTAGGCGGATGGGCAGGACTTGCAGGAACAATAGTTCTTGGGCCTCGTATCGGAAAATACCAAGACGGGAAAGTCCTTCCTATCTTAGGTCATAACATGACGATCGCAGCTCTTGGGGTTTTCATTTTATGGTTAGGTTGGTTCGGATTTAACCCTGGATCCACTACTTCTGTCAACGGAGGAAGCTTCGCTATTATCGCAGTTACGACTAACTTTGCGGCGGCCGCTGGAGCAGTCTCTTCCATGGCTGTAACTTGGATACTTTTCAAAAAGCCGGATATAGGTCTTTCTTTGAACGGTGCCTTAGCAGGACTTGTGGCGATCACAGCTCCTTGCGCAAACGTAAGTATCAGTTCTGCGATCATCATCGGACTTGTAGCGGGGATACTCGTAGTATTCAGCGTTTTATTCTTTGATAAGATTAAAATAGACGATCCTGTGGGAGCAGTTTCCGTTCACGGAGTTTGTGGAGCTTGGGGAACTATCGCAGTAGGTCTTTTCGCGGAACAAGCTTTTGGCGGAGTCAATGGTTTATTCTTCGGTGGCGGGATCGACCAGTTACTAGTTCAGCTACAAGGTGTAGGTCTCGGATTTGTTTGGGCATTCGGGGCGAGTTTACTGATATTCTTAGGACTCAGATTCACCATCGGTCTAAGAGTTTCCGAAGACGAAGAGATCCAAGGTCTGGATATTCTGGAACACGGAAACGAAGCGTATCCAATTTCCAAATAA
- a CDS encoding LIC11874 family lipoprotein, whose protein sequence is MRSGFAIRFFQISLFLLCFLFFGCFEYEETLTINSNLSGTLEISYVVPTKRKSEESLIKFLPTRQEEIQNRLNKGFFAKSLVLKDYTFQKLESSEAEPGVFREKAKVTYKVDFTDISQLENVLLGNVQIKKEKVNTIYIKREFPSISKSLESMQMDGEKKVLSETLRLIRGSALNFKVNFPITSVCYTNRGEQSLGRLAYRLPLADTVEKFGNKSWDYRITFVY, encoded by the coding sequence ATGCGTTCTGGATTTGCCATCCGCTTCTTCCAAATATCTCTTTTCTTACTCTGTTTTCTTTTTTTCGGCTGCTTCGAATATGAAGAAACTCTGACTATTAATTCCAATCTAAGCGGGACTTTGGAAATCTCTTACGTGGTTCCGACCAAACGTAAGTCGGAAGAATCTCTCATAAAATTTCTTCCAACTAGACAGGAAGAGATCCAGAACAGATTGAACAAAGGTTTTTTTGCCAAAAGCCTCGTACTAAAAGATTATACCTTCCAAAAATTAGAAAGTTCTGAAGCAGAACCTGGCGTATTCCGTGAAAAAGCAAAGGTGACTTACAAAGTAGATTTCACTGATATTTCTCAGTTAGAAAATGTGCTTCTCGGAAATGTTCAGATCAAAAAAGAGAAGGTGAATACAATCTATATCAAAAGAGAATTCCCTTCTATCAGCAAATCTCTGGAATCTATGCAGATGGACGGAGAGAAAAAGGTCTTAAGTGAAACTTTGAGATTGATCCGCGGGAGCGCGCTTAACTTCAAAGTGAATTTTCCGATCACTTCTGTTTGTTATACAAATCGTGGAGAACAAAGTTTAGGAAGACTCGCTTATAGATTGCCTCTTGCAGACACTGTAGAGAAGTTCGGGAACAAATCCTGGGATTACAGGATTACCTTCGTCTACTAA
- a CDS encoding menaquinone biosynthetic enzyme MqnA/MqnD family protein: MRIGIVKHLNARPLTWGFEQNSEHKVVPENPSLLKDYLLRGLVDVGLISSIECLRNEDVLSVSMKVGVCASKQVRSIKFFKNKKEAYPPYRILTDNGSRTSMALVRVLVHNDSGKLPEVAPTDPKIIKEEISIGRGSHMLFGDNALFAEWDPDVYEVKDLAEWWYETTGTSFIFALWASKKPLELPDSFYEDSLKYGLAHIEDIIQKESRLPTDLVRTYLTEELHYEITESDRNGFELFGKYCSELGIL; this comes from the coding sequence GTGAGAATCGGAATCGTCAAACACCTGAACGCCCGTCCCCTAACCTGGGGATTCGAGCAGAATTCAGAGCATAAAGTCGTACCAGAAAATCCCTCTCTTTTAAAGGATTATCTATTACGAGGCCTGGTAGACGTAGGATTAATATCCTCCATCGAATGCCTAAGAAACGAGGACGTACTTTCAGTTTCTATGAAAGTCGGGGTTTGCGCCTCTAAACAGGTCCGTTCCATTAAGTTTTTCAAAAATAAAAAAGAAGCCTATCCTCCTTATAGAATTCTTACAGACAATGGCTCGAGAACCAGTATGGCCCTCGTCAGAGTACTCGTACATAACGATTCCGGAAAATTGCCAGAAGTAGCTCCCACCGACCCTAAGATCATCAAAGAAGAAATTTCTATCGGAAGAGGGTCTCATATGCTTTTCGGGGACAATGCATTATTTGCAGAATGGGATCCGGATGTTTATGAAGTAAAGGACCTGGCAGAATGGTGGTATGAAACCACTGGAACTTCTTTCATATTTGCACTCTGGGCTTCCAAAAAACCTTTGGAATTACCGGATAGTTTCTATGAGGATTCTTTAAAATACGGCCTAGCTCATATCGAAGATATCATTCAAAAAGAATCCAGACTTCCCACTGACCTAGTCAGAACGTATCTTACCGAAGAATTACATTATGAAATCACAGAAAGTGACCGAAATGGATTTGAACTATTTGGAAAGTACTGCAGCGAGTTAGGAATTCTCTAA
- a CDS encoding STAS domain-containing protein — protein MLIKVDYEILNGDHEALRAYLNSHIEGNPSSVILDLDEVQVLTSVALGSLVAFANRLRGQGVLLETINVSPKLLEIIKLVSLDQALGIR, from the coding sequence ATGCTGATCAAAGTAGATTATGAGATCCTAAATGGTGATCATGAGGCTTTGCGTGCCTATTTGAATTCTCATATAGAAGGGAATCCCTCTTCTGTAATTTTGGATTTGGATGAGGTGCAAGTTCTCACCTCGGTCGCTTTAGGCTCCTTGGTTGCGTTTGCAAATCGCCTCCGAGGCCAGGGTGTACTTTTGGAAACGATCAATGTCAGCCCTAAATTATTAGAAATTATTAAATTAGTCTCTTTGGACCAAGCATTGGGTATTCGCTGA
- a CDS encoding CheR family methyltransferase, translating to MDDNFSSFSQITDEEFKFIKDLMYKETGIFLADHKKIMVQSRLNSRARMHKMQNVSEYIRGLQADRKFFQSELTELINRITTNKTDFFRENHHFEFLKETFFPSVEEKALKSGKKQLRIWSSACSTGEEPYTIAVTCAEYFMHKPGWDIKIFASDIDTNVVQTAQEGIYKADRLEPVSEALKKRYFLKVKDLSGKNQDTYQVKPEIKSMIEFYKVNLLETPYPIREKVDCIFCRNVIIYFDKPTQKKIFENFEHVLKDRGLLVIGHSETLFGISEAYKFLGHTVYQKKPKI from the coding sequence ATGGATGATAATTTTTCCAGTTTCTCTCAGATCACAGACGAAGAGTTCAAATTCATCAAGGATTTGATGTATAAGGAAACCGGAATATTCCTGGCGGATCATAAAAAGATAATGGTCCAATCCAGGCTAAATTCCAGGGCGAGAATGCATAAGATGCAGAATGTTTCGGAATATATCCGAGGTCTGCAGGCGGATCGTAAGTTTTTCCAAAGTGAACTTACTGAACTAATCAATCGTATTACTACTAACAAAACCGATTTCTTTCGAGAAAATCACCATTTCGAATTTTTGAAAGAAACCTTCTTTCCTTCCGTAGAGGAGAAGGCTTTGAAGTCCGGAAAAAAGCAGCTTCGTATCTGGTCCAGCGCTTGTTCTACAGGCGAGGAACCGTATACAATCGCAGTTACTTGTGCAGAATATTTTATGCATAAGCCTGGTTGGGATATTAAAATTTTTGCATCCGATATTGATACGAATGTGGTGCAAACCGCTCAAGAAGGTATTTACAAAGCGGATCGTTTGGAGCCTGTGAGTGAGGCTCTTAAAAAAAGATATTTTCTAAAAGTTAAGGATCTTTCTGGAAAGAACCAAGACACTTACCAAGTAAAACCTGAGATCAAGTCTATGATCGAATTTTATAAGGTAAATCTTTTAGAAACTCCTTATCCGATACGAGAGAAGGTGGATTGTATTTTTTGCAGGAATGTGATCATCTATTTTGATAAGCCTACTCAAAAGAAAATTTTCGAGAACTTCGAGCATGTTTTGAAGGACAGAGGACTTTTGGTGATTGGCCATTCTGAAACTCTTTTCGGGATCTCGGAAGCATATAAATTCTTAGGCCATACTGTTTATCAGAAAAAGCCTAAAATCTGA
- a CDS encoding methyl-accepting chemotaxis protein — MQRNSLKIIILAVSTITIVLLTVGISSFAYFTAKKYVEEAYIDEMKKISKLAGKHIKFFFDQQATLAEFVNSNTPFVKATIARDKGNLNPTLANVFKKYDTYENVFLSTPEENPLVFADATGKAINFRWGGTGFDANIKAALEGKNLLSKVNPSPVTGEAVAVLTVPTKEGNQVVGILGFAISLSKMTEAIVSGITIGSDGYIAITDMNGVVVGHPDKSLILKLDLSKTDWGKQLMTLPSEQHMEYFFKKDKIATVYDVPEYGLRVSAVVSKDELAEVVHQMLFRIIAFALVFLIVSIFIIYKIVNVRLHPLQEARELFRSMSSGDLTASLKIYHEDEIGDLSKDTNSFLESLRISVRDIQKISQELAASAEELSASSENFSNGAQSTAASTEEMSATVEEMSAGMDNISGSIYNQYKNISEFQIKITELSQSVSQIGNEVQATLNMAKSISLQAKKGEESLSGMNAMISNILKSSGEMTAIIGIINDISEQTQLLALNAAIEAARAGEAGKGFAVVAEEISKLSEKTASSIKSISAMINKNTGELDSGAKGIQASTEIIHAIIRNVDQVSDAMDRLYSITGSQTDINQAVTDNAGKVRIESEAVKLAADEQKKAVSEISQVIMQINEHTINTASGAEQMSSSSRNLSNTAEILKNISEKFKL, encoded by the coding sequence ATGCAAAGAAACAGTTTAAAGATCATTATTCTCGCAGTAAGCACTATTACTATAGTTCTACTTACAGTTGGGATTTCCTCCTTCGCATACTTTACCGCAAAAAAATATGTGGAAGAAGCATATATTGACGAGATGAAAAAGATCTCGAAACTCGCTGGAAAACATATCAAATTTTTCTTCGACCAACAAGCTACTTTGGCGGAATTCGTTAATTCTAACACCCCATTCGTCAAAGCAACCATTGCAAGAGATAAGGGGAATTTAAACCCAACTCTCGCAAACGTATTCAAAAAATATGATACTTATGAGAACGTATTTTTATCCACTCCGGAAGAAAATCCTTTAGTATTTGCAGATGCCACAGGAAAGGCGATTAACTTCCGCTGGGGAGGAACTGGCTTTGATGCAAATATCAAAGCCGCACTAGAAGGAAAAAATCTTTTAAGTAAGGTAAACCCTTCTCCAGTAACTGGAGAAGCAGTTGCAGTTCTTACAGTTCCGACCAAAGAAGGAAACCAAGTAGTTGGTATTTTAGGTTTTGCGATCTCACTTAGTAAAATGACAGAAGCAATTGTTAGCGGGATCACAATTGGATCTGACGGATATATTGCAATCACTGATATGAATGGAGTGGTTGTAGGACATCCAGATAAATCGCTAATCTTAAAATTGGATCTAAGCAAAACGGATTGGGGCAAACAATTAATGACCCTTCCTTCTGAACAACATATGGAGTATTTTTTCAAAAAGGATAAAATCGCCACAGTTTATGATGTTCCGGAATACGGCCTTAGAGTTTCTGCAGTGGTGTCCAAGGACGAACTCGCAGAAGTAGTTCACCAAATGTTATTTAGGATCATCGCATTTGCACTCGTTTTTTTGATCGTTTCCATATTCATTATTTATAAAATAGTAAATGTTCGTCTCCATCCTTTACAAGAAGCGAGAGAATTATTCCGTTCCATGTCGAGCGGAGACCTTACAGCAAGTCTAAAAATTTATCATGAGGATGAGATAGGAGATCTAAGCAAGGATACCAACTCATTCTTAGAAAGTTTGAGAATCTCAGTAAGGGATATCCAAAAAATCTCCCAAGAGCTTGCGGCTTCTGCCGAAGAATTATCTGCAAGTTCTGAAAACTTCTCCAATGGAGCCCAATCCACAGCGGCATCTACGGAAGAAATGTCTGCAACAGTCGAAGAGATGTCTGCAGGGATGGATAATATTTCCGGCTCCATCTATAATCAGTATAAGAATATTTCTGAATTCCAGATCAAGATCACAGAACTTTCCCAAAGTGTGAGTCAGATCGGTAATGAAGTCCAGGCTACTCTGAATATGGCAAAGTCCATTTCTCTCCAGGCAAAAAAAGGAGAAGAATCTCTTTCTGGAATGAATGCGATGATCTCTAATATTCTAAAATCATCTGGAGAAATGACCGCAATCATAGGGATCATCAACGATATTTCTGAACAAACCCAACTTCTCGCGTTGAACGCTGCGATAGAAGCAGCAAGAGCTGGAGAAGCAGGAAAAGGATTTGCAGTAGTTGCAGAAGAGATCTCCAAACTTTCAGAAAAGACTGCCTCTTCTATCAAATCTATCTCTGCGATGATCAATAAAAACACCGGAGAATTGGATAGCGGAGCAAAAGGGATCCAAGCATCTACAGAGATCATTCATGCGATCATCCGAAATGTAGATCAGGTTTCTGATGCGATGGATAGATTATACTCTATCACAGGTTCTCAAACTGATATAAACCAGGCTGTGACGGATAATGCAGGCAAAGTAAGGATTGAATCGGAAGCGGTAAAATTAGCTGCGGACGAACAGAAAAAAGCGGTTTCGGAAATTTCTCAGGTGATTATGCAGATCAACGAGCATACGATCAACACTGCATCAGGAGCGGAACAAATGTCCTCTTCTTCCAGAAACCTATCGAATACCGCGGAGATACTCAAAAATATCTCCGAAAAATTCAAACTATAA